A region of the Heptranchias perlo isolate sHepPer1 unplaced genomic scaffold, sHepPer1.hap1 HAP1_SCAFFOLD_128, whole genome shotgun sequence genome:
TACTCCATGTGATTGTTGTTCCAATGGATCGGAGTCATCCAATACCAATCGAGATTCTGATAGTATGGGCACTTTGGGATATACAAACAATTTACTATCCCCtactcgctgctgttggtgtcccTGGTAAGTCTCAACATCCAGTTATTAATTCCATCAGCCATGTTTAAATGTATTATTGTTATTTTCATTTATTGTCCCATTTTTGCTGCTGTTGGTCTTCCTGGTAAATCAAACTATGCCTCAATTATTTCCTCTCACTGTTTGCCCCTTCTATCATTTCTGATATTGCTCCTTGCTCCGTTAATATAATTATTGACCAGTTCTTCATTCACTGGTATCAATTCAATGAAAGTCGAATCCTTCCTTTTCACTATTTTCACCAGGCAATCCAGTCTGATTAGGATCAAAATGTTCTCGATTCTCCAGCACAAGCAGCATTCTTCGATGaattgcaaggaaattacagagaggtgcaagaactatagagtggtgataatggggaacttcaactctgggatagtaatagtgtaaagggcacagaggggggaggaatttctgaagtgtgttcaggagaacctttttgatcattttgtttccggcccaacgaggaaggaggtgtTGCTGGAttgagttctggggaatgaagtgggtgaagtggagtaagtgtcagtgagggagcatttaaggaacagtgatcatagcatgaaaagatttagattagttatggaaaaggacaagcagcaatctaaagtaaaaatacttaattggaggagggccaatttcaatgggatgagaacagacctggcctgggtaaattggaatcaaagattggcaggcaaaactgtaattgaacaatgggcggactttaaagaggaaatgatttcgggtacagtctaggcacattcccatgaggggcaaaggtagggcaactaaagccagagctccctggatgacaaaggagatagggagtaagatgaagcagtaaAAAGGGAgtgcatgacagatgtcaggttgataatacaagtgagaatcaggctgaatttagaaagtacagaggagaagtgaaaaaagaaataagaggggcaaagagagagtatgagaatagactggtggctcagagaaaagggaattcaaaagtcttctataggcatataaacagtaaatgggtagtaagaggaagggtgaggccgattagggaccaaaaaggagatctactcatggaggcagagtgggtggctgaggtattaaatgagtactttgcatctgtctctacGAAGGAAGATAATGCTACCAAagacacagtaaaagaggaggtagatgAGATaatagatgggctaaaaattgaaaaaaaagaggtactagaaaggctggctgtccttaaagtagataagtcacccggtccggatgggatgcatcctaggttgctgagggaagtaagggtggaaattgtagagatgctggccataatcttccaaacatccttagatatgaatatggtgccagaggacaggagaattgcaaatattacacccttgttcaaaaaagggtgtaaggataaacccagaaactacaggccagtcagtttaatctcggtggtggggaaacttttagaaacgataatccgggacagaattaacagtcacttggacaaatgtggattaataaaggaaagccagcatggatttgttaaaggcaaatcgtgtttaactaacctgatagagttttttgatgaggtaagagagggtggatgagggcaatgcagttgatgttgtgtatatggactttcaaaaggcgtttgataaagtgccgcaagataggcttgtcaataaaattgaagcccatggaataaaaggggcagtggtcacacggatacagaattggctaagtgacagaaaacagagagtagtggtgaatggttgtttttcggactcgagggaggtgtacagtggtgttccccaggggtcagtgctgggaccactgctttttgatatatattaatgacttggacttgggtgtacagggaacaatttcaaaatttgcagatgagacaaaacttggaagtgtagtgaacagtgaggaggatagtgatagacttcaagaggatgtagacaggctggtggaatgggcggacacgtggcagatgaaatttaatgctgagaagtgtgaggtggaaggaattttggtaggaagaatgaggagaggcaatataaactaaaaggaggtacaggaacagagagatctgggggtatatggacacaggtcattgaaggtggcagggcaggttgagaaagtggttaaaaaagcatacgggatcctgggctttataaatagaggcatagagtacaaaagcaaggacgtcatgatgaacctttataaaacactggttcagccacaactggagaattgtgtccagttctgggcactgcactttaggaaggatgtgacgtcCTTagggaaggtgcagaaaagatttacgagaatggttccagggatgaaggacttcagttatatggatagactggagaagctggggttgttctccttagaacagagaaggttaagaggagatttgatagaggtattcaaaatcatgaagggtttagatagtgtaaataaagagaaactgttcacattggcagaagggttgagagacatgggacacagatttaaggtgattggcaaaaaaaacaaaggcgacatgaggaaaaagttttttacacagcgagtagttgtaATCTACAACGCACTGTCTgatagggcggtggaagcagattcaatcgtggctttcaaaaaggaattggataaatacttggagggaaaagaGTTGCAAAgaccatggggaaagagcggggaatgggactaactggattgctcttacaaagagacagtatgggtttgatgggccgaatggcctccttttatgctgtaaccattttatgattctatgattctattctatgattctctttATTAAACAGCTTGCAGTTTGCTATCCGCCCTGACCACTTGGATCAGGTCAAAAATATGTGTTTATcagttcactttttaaaattttctgttGGATACAGTTCAATTTATAGGGCTGTAGTAATGCTGTAGATAGATCAAGATTACATGGGGAAGTGTTTGATTATATCCACGAATGATTCAGCTCCATTCAGCTGTCTCCCTCTCCACATCTGCTCTGCAGCTGATGAATcagacctcctccatgttgagcaccacttggaggaagcactgagggtagcaaggacacagaatgtactctgggtgggggacttcaatgtccatcaccaagagtggctcggtagcaccactactgaccgagctggccaagtcctgaaggatatagctgccagactgggcctgcggcaggtggtgagcgaaccaacacgagggaaaaacttacttgacctcgtcctcaccaatccacctgtcacagatgcatctgtccatgacagtattggtaggagtgaccaccgtacagtcctcgtggagacaaagtcccgtcttcgcactgaggacgccatccaacgtgttgtgtggcactaccaccgtgctaaatgggatagattcagaacagatctagcagctcaaaactgggcatccatgaggcgctgtgggccatcagcagcagcagaattgtattccagcacaatctgtaacctcatggcctggcatattcctcactctaccattaccaacaagccaggggatcaaccctggttcaatgacgagtgcagaagagcatgccaggagcagcaccaggtgtacctaaaaatgaggtgccaacctggtgaagctacaactcaggactacatgcatgctaaacagcggaagcaacatgctatagacagagctaagcgattccacaaccaacggatcagatcaaagctctgcagtcctgccacatccagtcatgaatggtggtggacaattaaacaactaacgggaggaggaggctctgcaaacatccccatgctcaatgatggcggagtccagcacgtgagtgcaaaagacaaagctgaagcgtttgcaaccatcttcagccagaagtgccgagtggatgatccatctcggcctcctcccgatatccccaccatcacagaagccagtcttcagccaattcgattcacttcacatgatatcaagaaacggctgagtgcactggatacagcaaaggcgatgggccccgacaacatcccggctgtagtgctgaaggcttgtgccccagaactaaccgtgcctctagccaaactgttccagtacagctacaacactggcatctacccaacaacgtggaaaattgcccaggtatgtcctgtccacaaaaagcaggacaaatccaatccagccaattaccgccccatcagtctactctcaatcatcagcaaagtgatggaaggtgtcgtcaacagtgctatcaagcggcacttactcaccaataacctgctcaccgatgctcagtttgggttccgccaggaccactcggctccagacctcattacagccttggtccaaacatggacaaaagagctgaattccagaggtgaggtgagagtgactgcccttgacatcaaggcagcatttgaccgagtgtggcatcatggAGCtcgtgtaaaattgaagtcaatgggaatcagggggaaatccctcaagtggctggagtcataactagcacaaaggaagatggtagcggttgttggaggccaatcatctcagccccaggacattgctgcaggagttcctcagggcagtgtccgaggcccaaccatcttcagctgcttcttcaatgaccttccctccatcataaggtcagaaatggggatgttcgctgatgaatgcacagtgttcagttccattcacaacccctcaaataatgaagcagtccgtgcccgcatgcagcaagacctggacaaaatccaggcttgggctcataagtggcaagttacatttgcgccagataagtgccaggcaatgaccatctccaacaagagagagtctaaccacctccccttgacactcaacggtattaccattcccgaatcccccaccatcaacatcctgggggtcaccattgaccagaaacttgactggaccagccacataaatactgtggctacaagagcaggtcagacgctgggtattctgcagtgagtgactcaccccctgactccccaaagcctttccaccatctagaaggcacaagtcaggagtgtgatagaatacactccacttgcctggacgagtgcagctccaacaacactcaagaagctcaacatcatccaggacaaagcagcccgcttgattggcgccccacccaccaccctaaactttcactcccttcaccaccggcgcacagtggctgcagtgtgtaccatccacaggatgcactgcagcaactcgccaaggcttcttcaacagcacctcccaaacccacgacctctaccacctggaaggacaagggcagcagacacatgggaacaacaccacctgcaggttcccctccaagtcacacaccatcccgacttggaaatatatcgccgttccttcatcgtcgttgggtcaaaatcctggaactcccttcctaacagcagtgtgggagaaccgtcaccacacggactgcagcggttcaagaaggcagctcaccaccaccttctcaagggcaattagggatgggcaataaatgccggcctcgccagcgatgcccacatcccatgaacaaatgaaaaaatgtgTCTCCCTTTCCGGATGTTGAGGAGAGGATTATAAGTGGAATTTGTGCACCAAGAAATGTTTATTCAATTATATATTGATGGATTGATTTCCAGTTATTGCTGTGAAATGGCAATTTGATCTCATTCCTGCCTGATATAGTTCAGGGATCTCTCAGTGAGCCCCACACTGACTCTCATCTCCTGCTGTGCTTTACTGTGAATGATTCCTACTGTTTTTAAGTGGAGTATTGTAAGTTGGTGGATCCTTTAATGTTTTATTGTCCCTTATTCAAATACAATCCTGTTTAATTCTTACTAACAAATGAAGAGTCCCAGGTTGACACAGTTCCAGTTGTGTACAGATACTGTTTGGAACCCTGTGCTGGTAAATTATATCTCATCCACATATCAGTCAATTTAAAGTGACAGCCCATTCTGTGAAGGGGATTCATTATCCTTCGAAGGACTCACATTTCTGCTCCAGTAAGCTGTAACCACCAGGAGCACTTTGTAGAAAGGACCAGAAGATGAtgatcagcagtgggaacccAGGATTGAATTTCACTCCCTATTGAAGACTGGGTTCGGTGAATTTTAGGGTCTCACCTGCGAACTCAGCTTGGACCAGAAATTCAGCCTGGTCCATCCAGCTCTTCCACTCATTGGAGATAACTGGAGCTTCTGTTTCATTAATGGTACCTTTCTATTGATTGTAAACCCACTATTTAATGCTTTATTTAATCTCATTCATTTATGTATTTCCCAATTCATTCCTGATTATTTATATTGTAAACCTTTCTCCAGCAGAAAGCTCACTCTCTGGTCCAATAATTAAATCCTGTCACAGGATGCAGCAACAAACCTGCAAATATCACCCTGAACTCCAACAAACTGCTGCTTTTGctcccagcctgatgtataatctccctgtttatttcccttccttacagtgaacttattgacgattgtgatcctctctcggggaaagtgcggtctctccaaatgtgtcactcgttacctggtggccatggcagcggcggatctactggtcgttatcattgatCTGATACTCAGGCAGATTCCCATTGTCTATCAGTTTGAATTTGTGAAGTCCATCcctgtgtgtaatatccacgctgtCCTGCTTTTCgctgccacagactgttctgtctggttcactgtcactttcaccttcgatcgatttgtggccatttgttgccagaagctgaaaacaaaatattgcaccgagaaaacggcggctgtggttctgggaacagtgagtgtggtgagctgtttgaagaacatcccctggtactttatgtatactTTTGAATATTGGCTTATTAATGACCCCTGGTTTTGCATTGTAAGAAACGGTGTTCTGAATTCTCCGGTCTGGGGAGCAATCCAATTTCTCCATTATTTCCTCACCCCGggggtcccatttgttctgattctgctgctcaatgctttcaccgtcagatacattttagtggccagcagagcccgcaggagactccgggctcacagcagtggggagagtcccagagacccagagatggagagccgaaggaagtccatcattttactgtttgttatctcggggaactttatcctgttatgggtggTGTTTATGGTGTTCTCTATATGGAGACCAATGCGATATTTAGGGTTTCAGTCTGTATTTCTACCTTTCTTTGTACGagaactgggattcatgctccagctcctgagttgctgcacaaacacttgtatttatgccgtgacacagactaaattcagagagcagttgaagaatgtggtgaaatatccatttacactaattgttaaattcattaaatggtGAGAAGAGCTGAAGTCTTTCCAGCTTCAGAAATCAATCCCGCCTCATCTTCTGTCCAACCCGTTCTCCCCCAACAATGTGCTGCAGACATTAGACAACGGAGCATGTTGGTCGAGCTCGGAAAGGTCAGCGAAATAATGATCAGCAGGATGGGTTTGTAGATGTATGTTCGGGCTGTATTCTATGTACAATTTCAGCATATAGTGTAAACAGTCTGACTCACTCTTGGTGTACTAGTGAACAAACACACAGTGAGACTCTGTACATCCTGACACATTGCCAGGGACTTTGTGTACACAATGAAACACTCCCGCACACAACAGCAAATATTAACCTACTATCAGAGATAACCTGAAATATAAACACACTCACTGAGGGACActgtacatcaagttacatcacttacccagtatgtgagtgaagcccaacaagagaggaatcactgctggatttaGTCATCGGAAAAGAGCCAGAGCAGATAAGAAGTAAACACAGGGGAACaattaggcaatagcgatcataacataaaggtttaaaataatgattaagaaagacataagtaagacaaagtccAAAGTAATAGACTGGAAAAACCAATTTTgtgaggatgagaatggaactggggaaggaaaactggaaaaacattttgacaaacaaagaaatagaaaagcagtgggaaatatttaaaacggtgatcaatagcatTCAGGAGATATATTCCTCGAAAAAACAAGCCAAAAATGAAACAACATGAATGaaaaaagagataagggtaaaacggacactaaagaaaaaggctacacaaagtacacagacaataaaggaaaggatgacaaaagggaatatgaagaggttgggaaggatgtaaaaaaaaataagcaaagcaaagaggaactacaaaattacatTTTCAAGGACTATGAatataaatagtaaagtattctacagaccacattagtaacaaaagaaaaatcaggatagggatagggtcactaagggattcacacgataaactcacaggtaatgacagcgaaatggcagaaatattaaacagttactttgcctcaaatagatataaagatagaacatttaagatagaaagggggagataattgataaactaatcaaacttacagaggataaaactcctggtccggatggattccaTCCGTGCAAATTGAAAGAAGTTCGGGAAGAGAgagcagagacactattacatatatataaaaattcattagtgaAGGGAATAGTGACAGAGGACTGATGGAcagataatgtgattcctatatttaaaaaggcagttagaacaagtccagggaactatagaccaattagattaacatcgatggtaggaaagataatggaatctttactcaaagatgtaaaagaaaaacatccagaaactgaaaatataataaagagtcagcatggatttcagaagggaaagtcagacttgaccaatcttattgaattctttgaagaagtaacagaaagagtcgaCTAAGGATATGCAGTAGATGtcatatatttgtattttcaaaaggccttcgataaggtaccacattgtagactcatgactgaggtcagagcatgtggagtcaggggacagggagcagaatggagagcaagctggagacaaaacagaaaacagagagtaggggttaaagggtagttactcagacaggcaaaaggagggaagtggtgttccccagggatcggtgctgggaccactgttgttcacaatatacGTTAACGATTTGGTCTCGGGAATCAGGAGTACAATTTCAAgatttgcaggtgacactaaattggggggtgtaattaATATAAAGAAGAAtgagacaaaatacaggaagacattaataaacttgcagaatggacatgtaattgacaaatgaatttcaatataagtaagtgtgaggtggtgcattttggtgggaagaataaggaggccacagacTGCTTGGAAAGGAAGGGCACGAaactgggccgtgtagcacccggcgatacacggcctctctgacatccaagatggggtCTTGGATGTGCaagactgatttaaagtgatagacaccattttgggacttaatctgagagggaggcagcgggggacgcagtcaatgccaggcccacagcatcatgaacatggacgcagtgcaggaagaagttcaatgctttgacatgagtggtcaaggtgagtgaggtcaactgtcaagtggtgtctcccaccaactgcaccacacacgacacccccatcacccacatatcaacaatctctttccatcagtactcaactcttccaatcagatgcttcctctcacccttacacattcccactgtttcaagccgccgacccacaactcacaggccatacacactggcagctattcaaccatgacaggcatatcacccagacacatgtcccgatttcttgcaggagaatgtggcgcatatcaagaggcagcaagtggccgaggcatttagcccctcgagcctgt
Encoded here:
- the LOC137308308 gene encoding probable G-protein coupled receptor 139, with the protein product MLVPGKNDKNGTRAFSDRCDGGGRFLSGPAITSDVSGSITSGTNRDQRLYREGNNGHKLRILHVIVVPMDRSHPIPIEILIVWALWDIQTIYYPLLAAVGVPVNLLTIVILSRGKCGLSKCVTRYLVAMAAADLLVVIIDLILRQIPIVYQFEFVKSIPVCNIHAVLLFAATDCSVWFTVTFTFDRFVAICCQKLKTKYCTEKTAAVVLGTVSVVSCLKNIPWYFMYTFEYWLINDPWFCIVRNGVLNSPVWGAIQFLHYFLTPGVPFVLILLLNAFTVRYILVASRARRRLRAHSSGESPRDPEMESRRKSIILLFVISGNFILLWVVFMVFSIWRPMRYLGFQSVFLPFFVRELGFMLQLLSCCTNTCIYAVTQTKFREQLKNVVKYPFTLIVKFIKW